In Drosophila miranda strain MSH22 chromosome XR, D.miranda_PacBio2.1, whole genome shotgun sequence, the genomic window AACATACACTCTTGCAGTTGAACCTAttcatataaaaataaaatttagtcAATGCCTTGGACTTCAATCTTTCTTATACAAACTTGTTCGATGCTGGTTAAGTCCGTAAGTAGACCTAATAAAAAGGGAAGATTATGGCCTGTGCGAAGATGCCATTTTAGCCCACTCATTGAAGCGGCTATACTCGATGCTGCTACTGTGCTAGCTGGGTACTTTGCAAATTGATGTTCTGCGGAATAACAGTTCTATAACTTATATAAGTGTTATATATAATAAGAAgaataataaaatattaaaataccgAATATTCGGTAAAATGCACATCCCCACAACAAAACATGTCTGTCCAGAGAAGGGTTGGTAATTTCGGCTTCAGAATTCCAAAGGGGGCTCTAAAACACATGAtgggtatattttggtatattgtAAGGAATGGGCAGATCAAGCAGGCCAAGAATTGGGTTCTCATGCCGTATTGACTAGGAATAGTTTTTCTTAGCTCAAACTTGGTTCGCCATGGAGCTTAAATTTTGTCTGAAATATTGTGATCCCATAATTGTAAAAGTAACTCTCTGTCTACATTCCTCGATTcggaaatttaaaaaaaaaaacggaagGGCTCGTTGTGAGGTGCTgtggcgaccgcaactctacatttatacccgatactaactccggcagacgccgaaattttgagatatacgttgtTTAGTgacatctaacaggagtgtggataccaaatttggttgctctagccttaatagtctctgagatttgtggatgccccagattttcgtcctttgcgggggcggaagggggtgtggcgaaattttgaaactagctcgtcaaggtccgatatcacaggagtgtggatcaaaaatttggttgctctagcttttatagtcccTGAGATCTAGGAACTCACTTTtagcaataggcaaagccgaccatgaaacctgtgtgttagagagagacagagcgaagAGAATAAAATTTTTTTcatcagattctgcagtctagaagatataatcatttttgaaattgtggatgccacagattttcgacctttttgggggcggaagtgggcggggcgaagttttgaaatatacctgtaacagtgacatgtcacagaagtctggatacaaaatgtcgttgctctagctcttatagtctctgagcactaggcgctcatagggacggacagacagatatGGCTCTATCGACTtggcttttgatgctgatcaagaatatatatacgttatggggtcggaaacggttTCTGGACGTTTCACatatccactttcaccacttATCTAATATAATATAAGAGTACTGGATATAAAAATTGACTGACTCAATATGGCAGAAAAAAAATtagaagaaaaaaaatttCGTCTCAAAATACATACTCCTTTTGAGACATTTCAGGTATTCAAAATTAAACAAGTTATACCTTTTTACAAAGTTAAAATTTAAGAAGAAATTATAAACCTGATGAAATTTTGTTACATTTACATTCATCTTCTATTTTTCATGGCTTTACACAATTTCCCAAGATATCTGCTGTTCATTGAAATAGTGTTGCTTTcgaacaaaatcaaaaaaagaAACTTAAAATAAAACCTATGTTATATGTTCTGTATGAGCTGCTTTACCCCAGCCTGGCATGGGTCAGTAAGGTCCTGCCAACGTTTCAATAGGATTTGAGCCAATAATTTGAATAATTCTTAAACCACTTGCCAAAACTTAGTTCATGTTGACGGATTTGCAGTTGGTAGAATTCCTTTGACCTTCGGCCATAAGATTTCGATGAGTTTAAGATCAGTGACTGAGCTAAAAATGGCAGAACGTCGATATTTTCGGAATATTTTTTGTTCAGGGCATCAGTAGATAattgccgcgcactgtgccaactccgtgcggtCCGGTCCCAACTCGATGTCGCGAGTTTGGCGGTGCGGTCGGAagatccacaatccacaagGCGTTCACCGCAGCGTAACGCTTAAGATAAGTTAGTTACGCTCCCACCGCCGTTTTAACCGGCGCGCTACCTACACGTTACACCCAAGTGATCCATTACCTATTTCTTAATAATCTTGAACTTGAATCCCCCGcacatatttatgtacatatgtttatgGCTACGTATACATTTTCAATTAGCATATACTTGaacatatgcatacatatatatattcacTCATGCCTTCATAGTTATtgatacacatacatatatcactATAAAATGGTTATATaccgttttacccgttgtttgaATCTCGTCAAAAGGGTGGTTCGTTAACCGAAGCCTCGGTAAatagcacttacagccatacatacatacatgcagtgcattcttttcgttttttcgCTTCTCCACTGGTTGCTTGCTTTGTATTTGTTGGGATAGTTTTCGATGCCGCACTTGAACTTAATGGAACGTTAAGCAACGCGCTACCTCGCATTTCGAGGGTATATTTTTTTGAACTGCCGTTTGCAACCGACTCTATACATTGGTACCTCGTGCCTCAATATTATTGTTCGTCCACAATTTTCGCTCTTGGTTAAACATTTATtgatcgtagtatttatatctgCACATTCCGGCCACATTTTACAATTTCCATAATATTGTTACGTTTATACAGTTCGTATTTTATGGGTTGAGAATATGCTTTCGATGtcttgttgctcccctcggcAGTCCCTCTTACGGTTCCGAGCACTATGGACCAATCGGCAGCCATTTTCACAcggtctaagtttgccttcgctgcaagcagactgacccgcttcgaccagaagctcgacgctccagatgctagcactCCAACCTgctcccaagtccatcgagatcAACTCCAAAgcctgtgggcaaaggtggacgcggagttctAGGCCTGTTCGGTGGCGATGGCGGAAGCGGATCCAAAGGGTGGTAGCTGATGTCCAAgggatgtacgatgactgctacaCGGTCTACACGTAATGCCTTGCCaaactgaacgatcagctcgagcccccgaGTGTctctcacacgccgcaactggccgttcaagtgcaGACTTCCGGCGGTAGCCTCCAttctccatgtgacactggggactaccagcagtgtCCCACGTTCTGAGACCTGAGGTCTCCATTCTCAATGCCGTGtccgctcagtcaaagaagatctgcagtttttccatccgctctctgactaagccgggcttacaactaaatgccgcaacctacgttattccggaattggccctatgtggtggttctcttgagaaaATTACCgtggtggatgatcttggtgttatATTAGACGCCAAGCTAAAGTATTCTGAACACATGTCGACAATGGTAAATATGGCCATGGCCGTACTttggtttataaagaggtggtcaaaagaatttgacgacccctatataacaaagactctctatacctcgctagttcgtacaaagtacaccaggaccgtatagaatcagtacagaaaaactctttactctttgctctgcggggccttaactgggaaaCGGGTGTGAGACttccatcttactctagtagactgctataagtaaacctcccatccttagttagcCGTAcgaaaatgcttggtgtgatttttgtgcacaacttgatcaggggttacatagacagccctgatctgttgggccgcataaacttcacgattcctattagactaactaaaaatgttataccgttgttccttccactttgtagatcgaattattccttgcatgaaccgtttagggtcttatgctcggattataattccctctacctaAGTTACTCACACAATTTGAAATTAgaaattgtagtggtatttgtatttgtattttaaatGCATGCTTAGTTGCTTAATAAGtgtagtgctaattttcctcgaatattagtcttacaactatctttcctgcatgttcgcgtttggttcggctacgcaccgcgcgtaaTGCGGCGGAGGAGGgctgacggtgcagtaattgcatcgcctcttttaagatgcagtcattgcatgtcaacgtccataAAGAAAAAATGTCTGTCCGGTAAAAGTAAGTCTGACCAACTTAAATTTTTCATGTTTTTTACTAGACTAGAAGCTATTTTTACAAAAAATAATCATGACCATAGCGATAAGCCTTCCTTATATTTTCGGGTACCTTGATTTTTAATATTAAGCAGTCGATGTTTTTTGGCTTATATCCCTTTCTGTAAATATTTGTTTTCGAATTTGCCCAAAACTTTTTAACTGGCCTTAACTGAGGCACATTTGCAGGTTTTGCAGCTTAGGCACGAACTCAATGCTTTGTTAAGTGCTTAACAAATGAGTTGGAAGCAGATCAAGGATAGTGGCTTCAGTCTTCTTCAGATGTGACAAAGTTGCGACAATGTTTGAAATAAACATAGAAATGTTGAAAAAACCCACAATGTTGCGAGAATGATAGAAATAAACAGTGTAACGTTGAAAAAACGGACGCATGGTATGAGAAATGCTACGTTGTGAAAACAGTCAAGGAAAACACTTAGAAAAGAAAGGTTTATCCAACGGCTTCGAGTTGTGCGATTATATGTGGTTAGTCTACACGTCAATAAAACATACGGCTTTTGCTGTGAATACGGATAATTGGAAATTCCGCCAAGAATTTGCCGAAAAAACAACAAAGGTATTCCCATATATATGGGAGGATCTGAACCCAAaacaagcaaaaaaaaaagtggcCAAGAGGCTTCAGAGTTGTTCTGGCATAATGAGCAGAAGGTATTATCATTCGCATAATACCTATCAACAAATTTTTTAAGCGTCGGAAGACAATTGTCCTTGTAATTTTGCGCATTTACAGCCAATACTGCCAATATGTTGGTTTTTTTCATCTGGTACAGAGAAAAGTTTGATCTGGTCTTCTGGTGTCTGCATATGTAGTATAGAGAAAACTATTTTTTAACAATTTTTTTACAGTCGGTCCGGTTCAGCGcattttattataatttattGTACCAATACGTTGTATTAAATGTAATTCGTTACATAATTACCCATACTAATAAAtcgttatatatatataaatggaGTAAAAAATTTACGGGATTTCATAAATTGAGAATGACTGAGCCGATCTGTCTCAAATTTGGTTTTCAGCTGTTTAAATTATCCATGGATtttctattttattttttttaatactAGCCGTAGTAGCCGTATTAGCGGAGAATCAATTGCCATAGTCGGAGATCAGGTCAAAACTCTTTATATTCTCCATCAAGAAACAATCAACTGAGTTGTCCTCATTTCTTATCCGTGCAACCACAATGAGCGCCACAGCAAAACGAGGCAGGGCCGGCTagttaaacaacaaaaatcgaaGTATAGAGGCAATATAAAGAAAATTCCGTTTTGTATAAGGagacttaaaaaaaaaatgtaataatGTTAATTATTATGTATTCTTCTTTTTTATGTGTAATTTAATTTACAAAGACTTGGAGGAAactaatatatatttaaatactAATATTTAGTATACTAGCTCAAAAAATACTTTTCTCAAAATTTTATGTCTTGTAACTCATTTTTAGCCTACCCTAGAATCTTAAATGTTTGCGTCCGATAGGGTAGGGTAGCCTTAAAGCAATTTTGATCAGCGTTGGTGTCAGCAGTAGTAAATGTTAGGGAGGGTATTGGCATTTGCCTCATGCGTTGCGGGCGCTGCTGATGATATTGCTGGTTTGGATGAGTCTGATTACGTCTCTGGCAGTACATTTTTGCAGAGTTAGGAGGTTGAATGTCAACAAAAAACGTCTGCAGGTTGCGACTGTGCTCTTCAAAAATGTTCTCCATATGCAACATACACTCTTGCAGTTGAACCTAttcatataaaaataaaatttagtcAATGCCTTGGACTTCAATCTTTCTTATACAAACTTGTTCGATGCTGGTTAAGTCCGTAAGTAGACCTAATAAAAAGGGAAGATTATGGCCTGTGCGAAGATGCCATTTTAGCCCACTCATTGAAGCGGCTATACTCGATGCTGCTATTGTGCTAGCTGGGTACTTTGCAAATTGATGTTCTGCGGAATAACAGTTAGTATATAAACATTTTAATAAgaataataaaatattaaaataccgAATATTCGGTAAAATGCACATCCCCACAACAAAACATGTCTGTCCAGAGAAAGGTTGGTAATTTCGGCTTCAGAATTCCAAAGAGGGCTCTAAAACACATGAtgggtatattttggtatattgtAAGGAATGGACAGATCAAGCAGGCCAAGAATTGGGTTCTCATGCCGTATTGACTAGGAATAGTTTTTCTTAGCTCAAACTTGGTTCGCCATGGAGCTTAAATTTTGTCTGAAATATTGTGATCCCATAATTGTAAAAGTAACTCTCTGTCTACATTCCTCGATTcggaaattaaaaaaaaaaaacggaagGGATCGTTGTGAGGTGCTgtggcgaccgcaactctacatttatacccgatactaactCAGTAtagctctcctccggcagacgccgaaattttgagatatacgttgtTTAGTgacatctaacaggagtgtggatacataatttggttgctctagccttaatagtctctgagatttgtggatgccccagattttcgttctttgcgggggcggaagggggtgagttgaaattttgaaactagctcgtcaaggtccgatatcacaggagtgtggataaaaaatttggttgctctagcttttatagtctctgagatctacgAACTCACTTTTAGCAATAGGAAAAGCCGAcctgtgttagagagagacagagcgaagagaatgaaatttttttcatcagattctgcagtctagaagatataatcattttctacgattctgcgttttctcgtatctttgaaattgtggatgccacagattttcgacctttttgggggcggaagtgggcggggcgaagttttgaaatatacctgtaacagtgacatgtcacagaagtctggatacaaaatgtcgttgctctagctcttatagtctctgagcactaggcgctcatagggacggacagacagatatGGCTCTATCGACTTGGCtcttgatgctgatcaagaatatatatacattatggggtcggaaacggttTCGGGACGTTTCACatatccactttcaccacttacctaatatacccctatactctaAGAGTACTGGATATAAAAATTGACTGACTCAATATGGCAGAAAAAAATtagaagaaaaaaaatttCGACTCAAAATACATACTCCTTTTGAGACATTTCAGGTATTCAAAATTAAACAAGTTATACCTTTTTACAAAGTTAAAATTTAAGAAGAAATTATAAACCTGATGAAATTTTGTTACATTTACATTCATCTTCTATTTTTCATGGCTTTACACAATTTCCCAAGATATCTGCTGTTCATTGAAATAGTGTTGCTTTcgaacaaaatcaaaaaaagaAACTCAAATTAAAACCTATGTTATATGTTCTGTATGAGCTGCTTTACCCCAGCCTGGCATGGGTCAGTAAGGTCCTGCCAACGTTTCAATAGGATTTGAGCCAATAATTTGAATAATTCTTAAACCACTTGCCAAAACTTAGTTCATGTTGACGGATTTGCAGTTGGTAGAATTCCTTTGACCTTCGGCCATAAGATTTCGATGAGTTTAAGATCAGTGACTGAGCTAAAAATGGCAGAACGTCGATATTTTCGGAATATTTTTTGTTCAGGGCATCAGTAGATAattgccgcgcactgtgccaactccgtgcggtCCGGTCCCAACTCGATGTCGCGAGTTTGGCGGTGCGGTCGGAagatccacaatccacaagGCGTTCACCGCAGCGTAACGCTTAAGATAAGTTAGTTACGCTCCCACCGCCGTTTTAACCGGCGCGCTACCTACACGTTACACCCAAGTGATCCATTACCTATTTCTTAATAATCTTGAACTTGAATCCCCCGcacatatttatgtacatatgtttatgGCTACGTATAAATTTCAATTAGCATATACTTGaacatatgcatatatatatatattcactCATGTCTTCATAGTTATtgatacacatacatatatctagcATAACCTGTGCATAAAATGGTTATATaccgttttacccgttgtttgaATCTCGTCAAAAGGGTGGTTCGTTAACCGAAGCCGCGGTAAATAGgacttacagccatacatacatacatgcagtgcattcttttcgttttttcgcttctccaccggtTGCTTGCTTTGTATTTGTTGGGATAGTTTTCGATGCCGCGCTTGAACTTAATGGAACGTTAAGCAACGCGCTACCTCGCATTTCGAGGGTATATTTTTTTGAACTGCCGTTTGCAACCGACTCTATACATTGGTACCTCGTGCCTCAATATTATTGTTCGTCCACAATTTTCGCTCTTGGTTAAACATTTATtgatcgtagtatttatatctgCACATTCCGGCCACATTTTACAATTTCCATAATATTGTTACGTTTATACAGTTCGTATTTTATGGGTTGAGAATATGCTTTCGATGtcttgttgctcccctcggcAGTCCCTCTTACGGTTCCGAGCACTATGGACCAATCGGCAGCCATTTTCACAcggtctaagtttgccttcgctgcaagcagactgacccgcttcgaccagaagctcgacgctccagatgctagcactCCAACCTgctcccaagtccatcgagatcAACTCCAAAgcctgtgggcaaaggtggacgcggagttctAGGCCTGTTCGGTGGCGATGGCGGAAGCGGATCCAAAGGGTGGTAGCTGATGTCCAAgggatgtacgatgactgctacaCGGTCTACACGTAATGCCTTGCCaaactgaacgatcagctcgagcccccgaGTGTctctcacacgccgcaactggccgttcaagtgcaGACTTCCGGCGGTAGCCTCCAttctccatgtgacactggggactaccagcagtgtCCCACGTTCTGAGACCTGAGGTCTCCATTCTCAATGCCGTGtccgctcagtcaaagaagatctgcagtttttccatccgctctctgactaagccgggcttacaactaaatgccgcaacctacgttattccggaattggccctatgtggtggttctcttgagaaaATTACCgtggtggatgatcttggtgttatATTAGACGCCAAGCTAAAGTTTTCTGAACACATGTCGACAATGGTAAATATGGCCATGGGCGTACTttggtttataaagaggtggtcaaaagaatttgacgacccctatataacaaagactctcaaTACCTCGCTAGTtcgtacaaagtacaccaggaccgtatagaatcagtacagaaaaactctttactctttgctctttGGGGCCTTAACTAGGATACGGGTGTGAGACttccatcttactctagtagactgctataagtaaacctcccatccttagttagcCGTAcgaaaatgcttggtgtgatttttgtgcacaacttgatcaggggttacatagacagccctgatctgttgggccgcataaacttcacgattcctattagactaactaaaaatgttataccgttgttccttccactttgtagatcgaattattccttgcatgaaccgtttagggtcttatgctcggattataattccctctacctaAGTTACTCACACAATTTGAAATTAgaaattgtagtggtatttgtatttgtattttaaatGCATGCTTAGTTGCTTAATAAGtgtagtgctaattttcctcgaatattagtcttacaactatctttcctgcatgttcgcgtttggttcggctacgcaccgcgcgtaaTGCGGCGGAGGGGGgctgacggtgcagtaattgcatcgcctcttttaagatgcagtcattgcatgtcaacgtccataAAGAAAAAATGTCTGTCCGGTAAAAGTAAGTCTGACCAACTTAAATTTTTCATGTTTTTTACTAGACTAGAAGCTATTTTTACAAAAAATAATCATGACCATAGCGATAAGCCTTCCTTATATTTTCGGGTACCTTGATTTTTAATATTAAGCAGTCGATGTTTTTTGGCTTATATCCCTTTCTGTAAATATTTGTTTTCGAATTTGCCCAAAACTTTTTAACTGGCCTTAACTGAGGCACATTTGCAGGTTTTGCAGCTTAGGCACGAACTCAATGCTTTGTTAAGTGCTTAACAAATGAGTTGGAAGCAGATCAAGGATAGTGGCTTCAGTCTTCTTCAGATGTGACAAAGTTGCGACAATGTTTGAAATAAACATAGAAATGTTGAAAAAACCCACAATGTTGCGAGAATGATAGAAATAAACAGTGTAACGTTGAAAAAACGGACGCATGGTATGAGAAATGCTACGTTGTGAAAACAGTCAAGGAAAACACTTAGAAAAGAAAGGTTTATCCAACGGCTTCGAGTTGTGCGATTATATGTGGTTAGTCTACACGTCAATAAAACATACGGCTTTTCCTGTGAATACGGATATTTGGAAATTCCGCCAAGAATTTGCCGAAAAACCAACAAAGGTATTCCCATATATATGGGAGGATCTGAACCCAAaacaagcaaaaaaaaaagtggcCAAGAGGCTTCAGAGTTGTTCTGGCATAATGAGCAGAAGGTATTATCATTCGCATAATACCTATCAACAAATTTTTTAAGCGTCGGAAGACAATTGTCCTTGTAATTTTGCGCATTTACAGCCAATACTGCCAATATGTTGGTTTTTTTCATCTGGTACAGAGAAAAGTTTGATCAGGTCTTCTGGTGTCTGCATATGTAGTATAGAGAAAACTATTTTTTAACAATTTTTTTACAGTCGGTCCGGTTCAGCGcattttattataatttattGTACCAATACGTTGTATTAAATGTAATTCGTTACATAATTACCCATACTAATAAAtcgttatatatatataaatggaGTAAAAAATTTACGGGATTTCATAAATTGAGCATGACTGAGCCGATCTGTCTCAAATTTGGTTTTCAGCTGTTTAAATTATCCAGGAGAAGGTTTATACGAAAACGCTCCCGAAAAAAATGGATtttctattttattttttttaatactAGCCGTAGTAGCCGTATTAGCGGAGAATCAATTGCCATAGTCGGAGATCAGGTCAAAACTCTTTATATTCTCCATCAAGAAACAATCAACTGAGTTGTCCTCATTTCTTATCCGTGCAACCACAATGAGCGCCACAGCAAAACGAGGCAGGGCCGGCTagttaaacaacaaaaatcgaaGTATAGAGGCAATATAAAGAAAATTCCGTTTTGTATAAGGagacttaaaaaaaaaatgtaataatGTTAATTATTATGTATTCTTCTTTTTTATGTGTAATTTAATTTACAAAGACTTGGAGGAAactaatatatatttaaatactAATATTTAGTATACTAGCTCAAAAAATACTTTTCTCAAAATTGTATGTCTTGTAACTCATTTTTAGCCTGCCCTAGAATCTTAAATGTTTGCGTCCGATAGGGTAGGGTAGCCTTAAAGCAATTTTGATCAGCGTTGGTGTCAGCAGTAGTAAATGTTAGGGAGGGTATTGGCATTTGCCTCATGCGTTGCGGGCGCTGCTGATGATATTGCTGGTTTGGATGAGTCTGATTACGTCTCTGGCAGTACATTTTTGCAGAGTTAGGAGGTTGAATGTCAACAAAAAACGGCTGCAGGTTGCGACTGTGCTCTTCAAAAATGTTCTCCATATGCAACATACACTCTTGCAGTTGAACCTAttcatataaaaataaaatttagtcAATGCCTTGGACTTCAATCTTTCTTATACAAACTTGTTCGATGCTGGTTAAGTCCGTAAGTAGACCTAATAAAAAGGGAAGATTATGGCCTGTGCGAAGATGCCATTTTAGCCCACTCATTGAAGCGGCTATACTCGATGCTGCTACTGTGCTAGCTGGGTACTTTGCAAATTGATGTTCTGCGGAATAACAGTTATATAACTTATATAAGTGTTATATATAATAAGAAgaataataaaatattaaaataccgAATATTCGGTAAAATGCACATCCCCACAACAAAACATGTCTGTCCAGAGAAGGGTTGGTAATTTCGGCTTCAGAATTCCAAAGGGGGCTCTAAAACACATGAtgggtatattttggtata contains:
- the LOC117186172 gene encoding uncharacterized protein LOC117186172, with the translated sequence MSGLKWHLRTGHNLPFLLGLLTDLTSIEQVQLQECMLHMENIFEEHSRNLQPFFVDIQPPNSAKMYCQRRNQTHPNQQYHQQRPQRMRQMPIPSLTFTTADTNADQNCFKATLPYRTQTFKILGQAKNELQDIQF